Genomic segment of Arachis hypogaea cultivar Tifrunner chromosome 11, arahy.Tifrunner.gnm2.J5K5, whole genome shotgun sequence:
acctcccaacaccaaacttagagtttgactgtgggggctttagttgactctgcagtgagagaagcttttcatgcttcctctccatggttacagaaggagaaccttgagttttaaaGACAAGGTTGtcttcattcagttgaaggactaactctcctctgtccacatcaatcacagctcttgttgtggctaggaagggtcttccaaggatgatggattcatcctcatccttcccagtgtctaggattatgaaatcagcagggatgtaaaggctttcaaccttcactaacacgtcctctacttgtccataagcctattttcttgagttgtctgccatctctaatgagattctggcagcttgcaccttaaagatctcaagtttctccattacagagagtggcattaagtttattcttgaccccaggtcacacagagccttctcaaaggtcatggtgcctatgttacagggaattaagaatttactaggatcctgtttcttttgaggtaaattcttcctatccaatgcatttagttcattggtgagcaagggaggttcatcttcccaagtctcattaccaaataatttggcattcagcttcatgattacaccaaggtacttagcaacttgctcttcagtaacttcttcattctcttcagaagaagaatactcatcagagctcatgaagggcagaaggaggttcaatagaatctctatggtctctagatgagcctcagattcctttggttcctcaaagggaaactccttattggtcactgaacgtcccatgaggtcttcctcactaggattcacgtcctcctcctcctttgtaggttcggccatgatggtcaaatcaatggctttgcactctctctttggattttcttctgtgttgcttaggagagtactaggaggagtttcagtgacccttttactcagctggctcacttgtgtctccaaatttctaatggaggatcttgtttcattcatgaaacttaaagtggccttagatagatcagagactatatttgctaagctagatggattctgctcagaattctctatctgttgctgagtggatgatggaaaaggcttgctattgctaaacctgtttcttccaccattattaaagccttgttgaggcttttgttgatccttctatgagaaatttggataatttctctatgagggattataggtgtttccatagggttcacccatgtaattcacctctgctattgcagggttctcaggatcataagcttcttcttcagaagatgcctccctagtactgttggatgattccttcaatccatttagactctgagagatcatattgacttgctgagtcaatattttgttctgagccaatatagcattcagagtatcaattttaagaactcccttcctctgaggcgtcccattactcacaggatttctttcagaagtgtacatgaactggttatttgcaaccatgtcaatgagttcttgagcttttgcaggcattttctttaggtgaatggatccacctgcagaatggtccaatgacatctttgataactcagatagaccatcatagaatatatccaggatggttcattctgaaagcatgtcagaaggacactttttggtcagttgcttatatctctcccaagtttcatagagggattcaccttctttctgtctgaaggtttgaacatccactctaagcttactaagcttttaaggaggaaagaacttggctaagaaagctgtgaccagcttatcccaagagttcaggctatccttaggttgagagtccaaccatattctagctctgtctcttacagcaaacggaaaaagcataagcctgtagacctcgggatcaaccccattggtcttaacagtatcacaaatttgtaagaattcagttaagaactgaaaaggatcttctgatggaagtccatgaaacttgcaattctgttgcatcagagaaactaattgaggtttaagctcaaaattgtttgctccaatggcagggattgagatgcttctttcatgtaaattggaatttggtgcagtaaagtcaccaagcatcttccttgcattgttattatttttggccatgtctccttcttttccGAAAATTtcagtcagattttctccagagagttgtgctttagcttcccttagcttcctcttcagagtcctttcaggttcaggatcagcctcaacaagaatgttcttatccttgttcctgctcatatgaaaaagaagaaaacaaaaaagaaaatatggaatcctctatgtcacagtatagagattcctaaTGTAAGTATAAAAAGAGAAgagtagcaaaaagaaaaagatgagaatccaaacacaggggAGAGGAATGGGTTCGAATTCTTGAgtgaaagaggggtgttagtagatgaataaataaacagaaggggatgagagatgagagaattcgaaaattaaataaaataaattaaaaaattttctgtttttaatttaaaatcaaagctataattcgaaaatcaaaaagaaaaatgaaattaaattacattaaagtttaaaacaattagttaaataaaaaagaattttgaaaaagagggaagggattttcgaaaattagagagagagaattagttaggtagttttgaaaaagataagatcaaacaaaaagataaaattgattgaaaaagatttgaaaatcaattttgaaaagataagaagttagaaaagaagttagaaaagattttgaaatttattttgaaaaagatgtgattgaaacttattttgaaaaagatttgaaagagaaattaaaaagatttgatttttgaaatcaaagttgattacttgactaacaagaaacttgaagatatgattttaaaatttaaagattaaacctttcttaataggcaagtaacaaacttaaaaatttttgaatcaatcacattaattgttagtaaatattttgaaattatgaacaagataagaaaaagatttttgaaaatcaatttgaaattttcgaaaattataaaagaaaaatgaaaaagattttatttttgaaaaagatttgaaaaagatagcatttttaaattgaaaatttgatttgactcacaagaaataactaaattttaaaaagttttgaaaaggtcaactcaaattttcgaaaatttatgagtgaaataagggaaatatattttttttatttttgaatttttaatgaagaaagagataaacataaaattgatgcaaaacataaaaattttggattaaaataaaagatgcatgcaagaacactatgagtttcaagatgaacaccaataacactttgaatgtcaagatgaacaccaagaacttatttttgaaaattttcaagaaaagaaaacatgcaagacaccaacttagagatttttcatgtttagacactatgaatgcaaaaatgcatatgaaaaataacaaaagacacaaaacaagaaaatatgaagatcaaacaagaagacttgtcaagaacaacttgaagattatgaagaacatatgcatgagttttcgaaaaaaatgcacaaattttaaaaacatgcaattgacaccaaacttaaaatttaactcaagactcaaacaaaaaacacaaaaatatttttgattttatgattttattaaattttttttgaaaatttttcaaaaataaaaagaataaaaacaaaaacttaaaattaaaataaaattacctaatctgagcaacaagatgaaccgtcagttgtccaaacttgaacaatccccggcaacggcgccaaaaacttggtgcatgaaattgcaatcatcaacaatggcgccaaagacttggtgctctcaaacgtgaatcacactttgtcacaactttgcacaactaaccagcaagtgcactgggtcgtccaagtaataaaccttacgtgagtaagggtcgatcccacggagattgtcggcctgcagcaagctatggtcaccttgtaaatctcagtcaggcggattcaaatggttatggtgaattgctaataaaaatataaataaaatataaactaggataaagaaacttatgtaattcattggtgagaatttcagataagcatatagagatgctttcgttcctcctgaacctctgctttcctactgtcttcatccaatcattcctactcccttccatggcaagttgtatgttgggcatcatcgttgttaatggctacatcccgtcctttcagtgaaaatggtccaatgcactgtcactgcatggctaatcatctgtcggttctcgatcatactggaataggattcagttatccttttgcgtctgtcactatgcccagcactcacgagtttgaagctcgtcacagccatcccttctcagatcctactcggaataccacagacaaggtttaaacttttcagatcttaggaatggccgtccatggattctaacttataccacgaagattctaatatctcaaactcggtcccctgtattagatatctaagagatactcattctatctcatcttcatgtagaacggaagtggttgtcaggaacgcgttcataggtgagaatggtgatgagcgtcacataatcatcacattcatcatgttcttgggtgcgaatgaatatcttcgaataggaataagcttgaattgaatagaaaaacaataataaattgcattaattcatgaggaacagcagagctccacatcttaatctatggtgtgtagaaactctaccgttgaaaatacataagaacaaggtccaggcatggccgaatggccagccccctgaacatgattaaaggatcaaaagataatccaaaaattccaaatacaatagtaaaaagtcctatttatactaaactagttactatggtttacagaaatgagtaaatgatgcagaaatctacttttggggcctacttggtgtgtgcttgggctgagcattgagctttacacgtgtagaggtcttccttggagttgaacgccagtttgtaacctgtttctggcgtttaactccactttgcaacctgtttttggcgtttaactccataatgcaacatggaactggcattgaacaccagttttcatcatctaaactcgagcaaagtatggattattatatatttctggaaagccctagatgtctacgttccagcgcaattgagagcgcgccatttggacttttgtagctccagaaaattcactttgagtgcagggagctcagaatccaacagcatctgcagtccttcttcaatctttgaatctgatttttgctcaagtccctaaatttcagctaaaaaatacctgaaatcatagaaaaacacacaaactcatagtaaaatccagaaatgtgaattttatttaaaaactaataagaatatgctaaaaactaactaaatcatactaaaaactatgtaaaaacaatgccaaaaagtgtataaattatccgctcatcagtttccAGGGATAAAGATACCACTGGGGGTGTGCGTGTCACCAAGGAAGCATAAATGTGCGACGGAGTAGACCATGGAGATGGATTATTTGAGGGTGAAGGCTTTGCAAGGATGGAGTCGGAGGAGTACGATTTACAGGAAGATGAAACAGAACACGACCATCATGCAGAGGCCGATGTCGACAATGGGGATGCGGTTGAATTGGAAGATAATTTGGATGGCGTCGGAGGAATGTCTAACAATTATGCGGATGGTGACTTGTACGCTGTTGGTTCTGCCGAATCGATAGGTTCGATTGATTTTTTGAACTTGAGCGAGGAGGAGGTTCTCCGCTTTAATTTCACAGATGTTAACATTGCATTTGAGTTCTACCAGCAATATGCAAAGCACCATACCTTCAGCGTGAGACGTTCCAGAAGCGAAAAACGTGGCAAAGTAAGGATACGGCAGGAGTTCGTGTGCCACCGACAAGGGTACTGATCCCCCAAGTTCTACTCAATGCCTAACCGGCAAAAGAGGCCGAGGGCCGAGACACGGTGTGGATGCCCTGCAAGGATGCTACTTCGCATGGATGATGAATTAGAACGTTGGTATGTTGCATACTTTTCAGACGCACATAACCACCACGTACTTGAGTTGCGATTTTCATCCATGCTCCTAGGCCATCGGAGGATGAGCGAAGCGGATATTGAGCAGATGAACGACATGCGCAAAGAGGGCATTGGCGTCTCACGAATTCACGATTTTATGGCGAGCCTAGCCGGCGGGTATCATAATGTCCCATACACAACAAGGGACATGCACAATGTAAATGCGAAGCAACGAAGGGAGGGTGGCCTAGACGCGGAATCGTGCTTAAGGTATCTCCGAGAGTGCAAGGCAAATGATTCAGTACTCTACTACAAAGTTGTTGACGGGGAGGGCGTGTTACAACATTTGTTTTGGTGTGACGGCACCAGCCAAATTGATTACCAGGTATTTGGAGACGTGGTTACATTTGATGCAACGTACAAGAAAAATTTTTACCTTTCACCTCTTGTAGTATTGTCCGGTGTGAATCACCACAACCAAACGGTTGTCTTTGCCGCTGCACTAGTAGCAGACGAGAAAGAAAAGACCTATGTCTGGCTACTTCAACAGTTGCAAACTGCAATGAAAGGGAAGGCTCCTGTGTCCATAATAACCGACGGTGACAGGAAAATGAAGTCTGTGATTGAGCAAGTTTTTCCAGAGGCTCACCATCAACTCTGTGCTTGGCATCTACTTTGAAACGCCGCGAGCAACATCGGAAAGCCTAAATTCACCAGGATGTTTAGGGATTGCATGCTTGGCGACTACGAGGTCAGAACATTCCAGAGAAAGTGGTTTGAGATGGTGGAGAAATTTGGCGTCTCTAATAAAAGATGGGTACAAGACATGTACGAGAGAAGGCACAGTTGGGCCACAACACACATACGAGGAAAGTTCTTTGCCGGATTTCGCACAACCTCAAGGTGCGAGGGCTTGCACGCTGTGATATCACGGTATGTTAAGTTTCGATACAGTTACACTGATTTTTTACGTCATTTTCATCGATGCTTGATGTTCGTGCATGCAAAGGAAGTGGAGGCTGATTTCAAGTGTGCAAAGGGTGACCCTATTATGACCACCAACCTGAAACAGTTAGAGCGGAGTGCAGCCGAGAACTACACTCGGACAATATTCTATTTGTTTGTTCCCATTCTTGACAGGGCCTATGCAATGAGGATAGTTGATTCTGAAGACAACGGTTCGTATTTTATCCACACCGTCTCTCGATACGGCACTCCGGGGAAGGATTGGcgtgtttgatgagcggataatttatacgctttttggcattatttttagtatgtttttagtatattttagctagtttttattatgtttttattagtttttattcaaaaatcacatttctggactttactatgagtttgtgtgtttttctgtgatttcaggtattttctggctgaaattgagggacctgagcaaaaatctgattcagaggctgaaaaaggattgcagatgctgttggattctaacctacctgcactcgaagtagattttctggagctacagaagcccaattggcgcactctctattgcgttggaaagtagacatcctgggctttccagcaatatataatagcccatacttttcccaagatttgatggcccaaaccggtgttctaagtaagcataaaaattctggcgtcaaaatgccagaactggcataaaagctggagttaaacgcccaaactagcacaaaagctagcgtttaactccaagaaaagtctctacatgtgaaagcttcaatgctcagcccaagcacacaccaagtaggcccgaaagtggattctgcattatttactcatttttgtaaatcctaggctactagttttctataaataggaccttttgctattgtatttggacacctcatgacactttacacgtttcatactgtatttctgatggcatgagtctctaaaccccatggttgggggtgaggagctctgttgtgtttcgatgaattaatgcaattactactatttttcattcaatcacgcttgcttctattctaagatattcatttgcacttcaacctgatgaatgtgatgatccgtgacactcatcatcattctcacctatgaacgtgtgcctgacaaccacctctgttctatctgcaatagcttgagtgcatatctcttgggtttctaatctaagattagaaccttcgtggtataggctagaattattggcggccattcttgagatccggaaagtctaaaccttgtctgtggtatttcgagtaggatctgggaagggatgactgtgacgagcttcaaactcgcgagtgttgggcgtagtgacagacgcaaaaggatcaatggatcctattccaacatgatcgagaaccgacagatgattagccgtgcggtgacagcgcatttggaccattttcactgagaggatggatgttAGCCATGACagcggtgatccaccaacatacagcttgccatggaaggagctttgcgtgcatgaagaagaagacagtaggaaagcagagatttagaagacagagcatctccaaaacctcaacctgttctccattactgcaaaataagtatttatttcatgttcttttactttttacaattaaatatgagaattattgatatcctgactaagagttacaagataaccatagcttgcttcaagccgacaatttccgtgggatcgacccttactcacgtaaggtattatttggacgacccagtgcacttgctggttagttgtgcggaattacaaaagtgtgattgatttcgtgcaccaagtttttagcgccgttgccggggattgttcgagtttggacaactgacggtttatcttgttgcttagattaggaataatttattttttttgatttagagtcactaaaattgagtcttttatttgagtttagtttcatattttaagtttggtgtcaattgcatgattttatttctttcaattttttgaattttcatgttcttagttctttttttatctttaaaa
This window contains:
- the LOC140176100 gene encoding protein FAR1-RELATED SEQUENCE 5-like, producing the protein MPNRQKRPRAETRCGCPARMLLRMDDELERWYVAYFSDAHNHHVLELRFSSMLLGHRRMSEADIEQMNDMRKEGIGVSRIHDFMASLAGGYHNVPYTTRDMHNVNAKQRREGGLDAESCLRYLRECKANDSVLYYKVVDGEGVLQHLFWCDGTSQIDYQVFGDVVTFDATYKKNFYLSPLVVLSGVNHHNQTVVFAAALVADEKEKTYVWLLQQLQTAMKGKAPVSIITDGDRKMKSVIEQVFPEAHHQLCAWHLL